In one window of Paenarthrobacter nicotinovorans DNA:
- a CDS encoding 3-hydroxyacyl-CoA dehydrogenase family protein — translation MTTVSAIPHVVGVLGGGRMGAGIAHAFLTKGATVIVVERDHEAAAGAHSRVADAVAKSAARGTLTETTDEAMSRFSTSTDYESFVHCGLVVEAVPEDYDLKVTALKAVEDHLSADAFLASNTSSLSVTGLANELRRPANFVGLHFFNPVPASTLIEVVLAKETSPELAEAAKSWTEALGKTAVVVNDAPGFASSRLGVAIALEAMRMVEEGVASAEDIDAAMVLGYKHPTGPLKTTDIVGLDVRLGIAEYLQSTLGDRFAPPQILRDKVARGELGRKTGKGFFDWND, via the coding sequence ATGACCACAGTATCCGCAATCCCGCACGTCGTAGGTGTCCTCGGCGGAGGCCGGATGGGCGCCGGCATCGCGCACGCCTTCCTCACCAAAGGTGCCACGGTCATTGTGGTGGAACGCGACCATGAGGCTGCAGCCGGTGCGCACTCCCGGGTAGCCGACGCCGTGGCCAAATCCGCAGCGCGTGGCACCCTCACTGAAACAACCGACGAGGCAATGTCGCGCTTCAGTACCTCCACGGACTACGAATCCTTCGTCCACTGCGGCCTGGTGGTGGAAGCCGTCCCAGAGGACTACGACCTCAAGGTCACGGCGCTCAAGGCCGTGGAGGACCACCTGTCTGCCGATGCTTTCCTGGCCTCCAACACGTCGTCGCTGTCTGTCACAGGACTCGCCAACGAACTTCGCCGGCCTGCAAACTTCGTCGGGCTGCACTTCTTCAACCCTGTTCCCGCATCCACCCTCATCGAGGTGGTGCTGGCCAAGGAGACGTCTCCCGAACTCGCTGAAGCGGCAAAAAGCTGGACGGAGGCACTCGGCAAGACTGCCGTCGTCGTCAATGACGCTCCGGGCTTTGCATCCTCACGGCTGGGGGTGGCCATAGCCCTGGAAGCGATGCGCATGGTGGAAGAGGGCGTGGCGTCCGCGGAGGACATCGATGCCGCGATGGTTCTCGGCTACAAGCACCCCACGGGCCCGCTGAAGACTACGGACATTGTCGGGTTGGACGTGCGGCTTGGCATTGCCGAGTACCTGCAGTCCACGCTGGGAGACCGTTTTGCTCCGCCACAGATCCTGCGGGACAAAGTGGCGCGGGGAGAGCTGGGCCGTAAAACGGGCAAGGGCTTCTTCGACTGGAACGACTAA
- a CDS encoding thiolase family protein, producing MVEAFLVGGARTPVGRYGGALSSVRPDDLAALVVREAVARAGVDPDSIDEVILGNANGAGEENRNVARMATLLAGLPLHIPGITVNRLCASGLSAIIMASQMIKSGAADIVVAGGVESMSRAPWVQEKPTTAFAKPGQIFDTSIGWRFANPLFTKGELSRDGKMTYSMPETAEEVGRVDNISREDADAFAVRSHERALAAIAGGRFKDEIVPVTVKTRKSETVVDTDEGPREGTTMDVLAGLRPVVPGGSVVTAGNSSSLNDGASAIIVASEAAIKKFGLTPRARIIDGASAGCEPEIMGIGPVPATQKVLARTGLSVDQLGAVELNEAFATQSLASMRRLGLDPEIVNNDGGAISLGHPLGSSGSRIAITLLGRMERELASATGPKLGLATMCIGVGQGTAMLLEGV from the coding sequence ATGGTCGAGGCTTTTCTTGTTGGCGGCGCACGGACGCCTGTGGGTCGCTATGGTGGGGCGCTGTCCTCAGTCCGACCCGATGATCTCGCCGCATTGGTGGTCCGGGAAGCTGTGGCGCGTGCCGGCGTCGACCCTGACTCGATTGATGAGGTGATCCTCGGCAACGCCAACGGCGCCGGGGAGGAAAACCGCAATGTTGCCCGAATGGCAACCCTCCTTGCCGGGCTTCCCCTCCACATCCCGGGCATTACGGTCAACCGGCTCTGCGCTTCCGGATTGAGCGCCATCATCATGGCCAGTCAGATGATCAAATCCGGTGCCGCGGACATCGTGGTTGCCGGCGGCGTCGAGTCCATGAGCCGTGCGCCGTGGGTCCAGGAGAAGCCGACCACGGCCTTCGCCAAGCCTGGCCAGATTTTTGATACCTCCATCGGCTGGCGCTTCGCCAACCCGCTCTTCACCAAGGGCGAGCTGTCGCGCGACGGCAAGATGACCTACTCAATGCCGGAAACTGCCGAGGAAGTCGGCCGTGTGGACAATATCTCCCGCGAAGACGCCGACGCGTTTGCCGTTCGGTCGCACGAGCGTGCGCTGGCAGCCATCGCCGGCGGACGGTTCAAAGATGAGATCGTTCCCGTCACCGTGAAAACGCGGAAGTCCGAGACCGTGGTGGACACGGACGAAGGCCCCCGGGAAGGAACCACCATGGACGTCCTTGCCGGATTGCGCCCCGTGGTTCCCGGTGGATCCGTGGTCACCGCCGGGAACTCCTCCTCCCTCAACGACGGCGCTTCGGCCATCATCGTCGCCTCCGAAGCCGCCATCAAGAAGTTCGGCCTCACACCACGCGCCCGCATCATCGACGGCGCCTCAGCCGGCTGCGAGCCCGAGATCATGGGCATCGGTCCCGTCCCTGCCACCCAAAAGGTGCTGGCCCGCACCGGGCTCAGCGTCGACCAGCTCGGTGCCGTGGAACTCAACGAGGCTTTCGCCACCCAGTCCCTCGCCAGCATGCGTCGCCTTGGACTTGACCCTGAAATCGTCAACAACGACGGCGGTGCCATCAGTTTGGGACACCCCCTCGGTTCCAGCGGCTCAAGGATCGCCATCACACTGCTGGGCCGGATGGAACGCGAATTGGCCTCGGCGACGGGACCGAAACTCGGCCTGGCCACCATGTGCATCGGCGTGGGCCAAGGCACGGCAATGCTGCTGGAAGGCGTGTAA
- a CDS encoding dienelactone hydrolase family protein, with protein sequence MVTIDLSGQSKAAGGSVSLKGYLAEPPGEGPFPGVVMIHEAFGLDDVMRRQADRLATAGYLTLAVDLYSDGGARRCLVATMRSMLSGEGRAFTDVATAKEWLRNDDRCTGKVGVIGFCMGGAFALLAANDGFDAAAVNYGQLPRDLHNALQGACPVVANYGGKDRTLPGAAAKLDQALNSLGIEHDVKEFPTAGHAFMNDAPVGPKLLRPLTRVMGIKPDPASAPEAWRRIEKHFAKHLAG encoded by the coding sequence ATGGTCACCATCGATTTGAGCGGACAGAGCAAAGCAGCGGGAGGCTCAGTGTCCCTCAAGGGATACCTGGCCGAGCCCCCGGGCGAGGGTCCGTTTCCCGGGGTGGTGATGATCCACGAAGCCTTTGGATTGGATGATGTGATGCGTCGCCAGGCTGACCGGCTGGCGACGGCGGGCTACCTGACGCTCGCGGTGGATCTGTACAGCGACGGCGGTGCAAGGCGCTGCCTCGTCGCCACCATGCGCTCTATGCTCTCGGGCGAGGGCCGGGCTTTCACCGATGTGGCCACCGCCAAAGAGTGGTTGCGCAACGATGACAGGTGCACCGGCAAGGTGGGCGTCATCGGCTTCTGCATGGGCGGCGCTTTCGCGTTACTCGCCGCAAACGATGGTTTTGACGCCGCGGCCGTGAACTACGGCCAACTCCCGCGGGACCTGCATAACGCCCTCCAAGGCGCGTGTCCGGTGGTTGCCAATTACGGCGGCAAGGACCGCACCCTGCCCGGAGCTGCCGCCAAGCTGGATCAGGCCCTCAACAGCCTCGGCATTGAGCATGACGTCAAGGAATTTCCGACGGCGGGCCACGCCTTCATGAACGACGCCCCGGTAGGACCGAAGCTGCTCCGCCCCCTGACGCGGGTCATGGGCATCAAACCCGATCCAGCCTCCGCCCCGGAAGCATGGCGGCGCATCGAAAAGCATTTCGCGAAGCACCTGGCAGGCTGA
- a CDS encoding amino acid permease has product MPQSTPTDLQSPKASSTAAGSTLSAEGYKKTLSRRHVTMIAMGGAIGVGLFMGAGGRLASTGPALIFSYAIAGVIAYLLMRALGELIMYRQTSGSFVSYAGEMFGKKGAFLSGWMYFINWAMTGIAELIAIGLYFQFFFPNVPIELSAIAALVLLVAVNLFSVKAFGEFEFWASCLKVAAIVIFLAVGTFMVVTNAKVGEGHASVANLFHEDGGMFPKGGLVMILVLNAVIFAYNAIELVGITAGEMENPEREVPKAIRAVVFRIVVFYVGSVTLLAMLLPSDQYVAGTSPFVTVFGQMGLGWMGDVMNMIVITAALSSCNSGLYSIGRIFRTMANNGHAPQWLTKMSTRHVPYAAILAIGGVYLVGILLNIWLGGSHAFDLALNTASIGVIFTWGSIFASQIALRKKHGKVSSLPMPGSPWTSWLGLVALLAITVLIGFDTMTDKATGEVFLLGLWTLATIPFFALVLWIGWQKVKNNQPKSELFS; this is encoded by the coding sequence GTGCCGCAAAGTACTCCCACAGATCTCCAGAGCCCCAAGGCCTCATCCACAGCCGCAGGCTCTACCCTCAGCGCCGAGGGATACAAAAAGACCCTGAGCCGCCGCCACGTCACCATGATCGCCATGGGTGGCGCCATCGGCGTCGGCCTCTTCATGGGTGCCGGTGGCCGCCTGGCCTCCACGGGCCCGGCCCTCATCTTCTCCTACGCCATCGCCGGCGTCATCGCCTACCTGCTGATGCGCGCACTCGGTGAGCTCATCATGTACCGCCAGACGTCGGGCTCCTTCGTGAGCTACGCCGGCGAAATGTTCGGCAAGAAGGGCGCCTTCCTCTCCGGTTGGATGTACTTCATCAACTGGGCCATGACGGGCATTGCCGAACTCATCGCGATCGGACTGTACTTCCAGTTCTTCTTCCCCAACGTTCCTATTGAACTGTCCGCCATTGCCGCATTGGTGCTGTTGGTGGCTGTGAACCTGTTCAGCGTCAAGGCGTTCGGCGAGTTCGAATTCTGGGCATCCTGCCTCAAGGTCGCAGCAATCGTGATCTTCCTGGCCGTTGGCACGTTCATGGTTGTCACCAACGCCAAGGTGGGCGAGGGCCATGCGTCTGTTGCCAACCTCTTCCACGAAGACGGCGGCATGTTCCCCAAGGGCGGCCTGGTGATGATCCTGGTCCTCAACGCCGTGATCTTCGCTTACAACGCCATTGAACTCGTCGGCATCACCGCAGGTGAGATGGAGAACCCGGAACGCGAAGTTCCCAAGGCGATCCGCGCCGTCGTATTCCGCATCGTTGTCTTCTACGTCGGTTCGGTGACGCTGCTTGCCATGCTGCTGCCGTCCGACCAGTACGTCGCCGGCACCTCGCCGTTCGTTACCGTGTTCGGCCAGATGGGACTTGGCTGGATGGGCGATGTCATGAACATGATCGTCATCACCGCCGCGCTGTCCTCCTGCAACTCCGGTCTCTACTCGATCGGCCGTATCTTCCGCACCATGGCCAACAATGGCCACGCCCCGCAGTGGCTCACCAAGATGTCCACCCGCCATGTGCCGTACGCGGCCATCCTCGCGATCGGCGGCGTGTACCTCGTTGGCATCCTGCTCAACATCTGGCTGGGTGGCTCGCACGCCTTCGACCTCGCACTGAACACGGCCTCCATCGGCGTGATCTTCACGTGGGGTTCCATCTTCGCCAGCCAGATCGCGCTTCGTAAGAAGCATGGCAAGGTCTCCAGCCTCCCCATGCCCGGTTCGCCGTGGACCAGCTGGCTGGGTTTGGTCGCCCTGCTTGCCATCACTGTGCTGATCGGTTTCGACACCATGACCGACAAGGCAACAGGCGAGGTCTTCCTGCTGGGCCTGTGGACCCTTGCCACCATTCCGTTCTTCGCCCTGGTGCTGTGGATCGGCTGGCAGAAGGTCAAGAACAACCAGCCGAAGAGCGAGCTTTTCAGCTGA
- a CDS encoding TetR/AcrR family transcriptional regulator, protein MPTETTTKRGRPGYDQQSVLRIAVDVFNRHGYDATSMGILAENLGISKSAIYHHVPSKGDLLKLALDHALGGLEAILEEPSATSGPADARLEFVLRQTIAVLVDRLPFVTLLLRLRGNTEIERDALERRRAFDHKVAELISAAREDGSLRQDIDPRTVTRLLFGTINSIVEWYKPGGSLSPEKLADDVITMAFDGLHTAA, encoded by the coding sequence ATGCCTACTGAGACCACCACCAAGCGCGGACGGCCCGGTTATGACCAGCAGTCGGTGCTCCGCATCGCCGTCGACGTCTTCAACCGCCACGGGTACGACGCCACGTCCATGGGCATCCTGGCCGAGAACCTCGGGATCTCCAAGTCAGCCATCTACCACCACGTGCCGTCCAAGGGCGATCTGCTGAAGCTCGCCCTGGACCACGCACTGGGTGGTCTTGAGGCCATCCTGGAGGAGCCCTCAGCAACGTCCGGACCTGCTGATGCGCGGCTCGAGTTCGTGCTGCGGCAGACCATCGCGGTGCTGGTGGACCGCTTGCCGTTTGTGACCCTGCTGCTGCGTTTGCGCGGAAACACGGAGATCGAACGGGACGCACTGGAACGCCGGCGCGCATTCGACCACAAGGTGGCTGAGTTGATTTCCGCCGCCCGCGAGGACGGCTCCCTGCGCCAGGACATCGACCCCCGGACGGTCACACGGCTCCTGTTCGGCACCATCAACTCGATCGTGGAATGGTACAAGCCCGGCGGTTCCCTGTCCCCTGAGAAGCTCGCGGACGACGTCATCACCATGGCCTTCGACGGACTCCACACCGCAGCCTGA
- a CDS encoding enoyl-CoA hydratase/isomerase family protein: MALNPEDFTTLLLEERDDRLTVLLNRPEVRNAIDQKMVDELHAVCAELERNPRILIIAGTDGVFASGADIGQLRERRRDDALQGINSTIFVRIAKLPMPVIAALDGYCLGGGAELAYAADFRIGTPSVRIGNPETGLGIMAAAGATWRLKELVGEPKAKEILLAGAVLRAEEALRINLITGIYEAPELMDAAHALADRIARQDPMAVRITKSVFHAPAEAHPVIDTLAQGILFESQAKFDRMQAFLDKKSAKASQDSDASTQDRTQK, from the coding sequence ATGGCACTGAATCCTGAAGACTTCACTACGCTCCTGCTCGAAGAACGCGACGACCGCCTGACCGTTCTGCTGAACCGCCCCGAGGTCCGCAACGCGATCGACCAGAAAATGGTGGACGAGCTTCATGCCGTGTGTGCCGAGCTGGAGCGGAACCCCAGAATACTGATCATTGCCGGTACCGACGGCGTGTTCGCCTCCGGTGCCGATATCGGCCAGTTGCGTGAGCGGCGCCGGGACGACGCTTTGCAGGGCATCAACTCCACGATCTTTGTCCGCATCGCCAAGCTGCCCATGCCCGTCATCGCGGCGTTGGATGGTTACTGCCTGGGCGGCGGCGCTGAGTTGGCTTACGCTGCCGATTTCCGGATCGGCACCCCGAGCGTGCGCATCGGCAACCCGGAAACCGGATTGGGCATCATGGCCGCTGCCGGCGCCACCTGGCGTCTCAAGGAACTCGTCGGGGAACCGAAAGCCAAGGAGATCCTCCTGGCCGGGGCGGTACTGCGGGCTGAAGAGGCGCTGCGGATCAACCTCATTACCGGGATCTACGAAGCTCCCGAGCTGATGGATGCGGCCCATGCCCTGGCAGACCGGATCGCCCGCCAGGATCCGATGGCCGTGCGCATCACCAAATCGGTGTTCCACGCGCCGGCGGAGGCCCATCCCGTGATCGACACCCTCGCCCAGGGGATCCTCTTTGAGTCCCAGGCGAAGTTCGACCGCATGCAGGCATTCCTCGACAAGAAGTCGGCCAAAGCTTCGCAAGACTCCGACGCTTCCACGCAGGACAGGACGCAGAAATGA
- a CDS encoding tyrosine-protein phosphatase encodes MDGTSSTHQSVHWDGAVNAWKIAGDVYRMGRHEWVTGDGWQQMYDDGVRTVIDLRASRERRQRDTDPEVPDDVKARIDVVHCPTEDPDHSQFSELFGPYLRDPAQYGDYLQLFGEKVAAVFKAIAASPGKVVVHCSAGRDRSGMIALMLQRLAGMDDQEILAGYELAARGINERHRTHGAPHAHDPYLPDEQLEAMLAERLAALRSFLASLDVAGFLTDNGLSPEELGTVRAKVGAGAGFSA; translated from the coding sequence ATGGACGGGACTTCTTCAACGCACCAAAGTGTCCACTGGGATGGCGCTGTCAACGCCTGGAAGATCGCCGGCGACGTGTACCGGATGGGTCGCCACGAATGGGTCACCGGGGACGGTTGGCAGCAAATGTACGACGACGGCGTCCGCACCGTGATCGATCTCCGCGCCTCGCGCGAGCGGCGGCAACGCGACACGGATCCTGAGGTGCCGGACGATGTGAAGGCGCGCATCGACGTCGTCCATTGCCCCACGGAAGACCCGGACCACAGCCAATTCAGTGAGCTGTTCGGCCCGTACCTGAGGGATCCAGCCCAGTACGGCGACTATCTGCAGCTGTTCGGGGAGAAGGTCGCCGCCGTCTTCAAAGCCATCGCTGCCTCACCGGGCAAAGTGGTGGTGCACTGTTCTGCCGGGAGGGACCGGAGCGGAATGATCGCCCTGATGCTGCAGCGGCTCGCGGGGATGGACGATCAGGAAATCCTTGCCGGGTATGAGCTTGCTGCCCGCGGGATCAATGAGCGGCACCGGACCCATGGGGCGCCCCACGCACATGATCCGTATCTTCCCGACGAGCAGCTCGAGGCCATGTTGGCTGAACGCCTGGCGGCTTTGCGGAGCTTCCTGGCTTCGCTTGATGTTGCCGGATTCCTCACGGACAACGGGCTTTCTCCGGAGGAGCTGGGCACGGTCCGGGCCAAGGTGGGAGCCGGGGCGGGCTTCTCCGCTTGA
- a CDS encoding pentapeptide repeat-containing protein encodes MAAAKVAAPKISPVRLDELRDDDAPEFQRGERYDGVRLTRVSADGEELSGADFIECEFNGVSFNEAQLRGATFRECILAEPYAPVFMAARTSWQDVEITNPRWGSAELYEGNWRSVRIDGGKLDYVNLRGSKLMDVQISDCIINELDLGGCTGTRVALKNCTIGTLDVTGAKLKDVDLRTSEFRGINGLAGLAGAVIDDYQLSLMAPLLAGHLGIRVV; translated from the coding sequence ATGGCGGCTGCGAAGGTGGCGGCCCCCAAGATCTCCCCGGTGCGGTTGGATGAACTGCGCGACGACGACGCCCCGGAGTTCCAGCGCGGCGAACGGTACGACGGCGTCCGGCTCACCCGGGTCTCGGCGGACGGGGAGGAACTGAGCGGCGCGGATTTCATTGAGTGTGAATTCAACGGTGTGTCCTTCAACGAGGCACAACTGCGGGGAGCGACGTTCCGTGAGTGCATCCTGGCTGAGCCGTACGCGCCCGTGTTCATGGCTGCGCGTACGTCCTGGCAGGATGTCGAGATCACCAATCCCCGATGGGGTTCGGCCGAACTTTATGAGGGCAACTGGCGCTCGGTCCGAATCGACGGCGGCAAGCTGGACTACGTGAATCTCCGTGGTTCCAAGCTCATGGATGTCCAGATCTCCGATTGCATCATCAACGAACTCGATCTCGGTGGATGCACGGGAACGCGGGTGGCGTTGAAGAACTGCACCATCGGAACCCTTGATGTGACGGGCGCCAAGCTCAAGGACGTGGATCTGCGGACATCGGAGTTTCGGGGAATCAATGGTTTGGCCGGGCTGGCGGGGGCGGTTATCGACGATTACCAGTTGAGCTTGATGGCGCCGTTGTTGGCCGGTCATCTCGGAATCCGGGTGGTCTGA
- a CDS encoding GNAT family N-acetyltransferase — MTFIEPITLTGKFVTLEPLSQEHHDGLVDAARDGDLWKLWYTSVPTPEGMAADIERRLSLQEAGSMLPFATRSKATGKLIGMTTYMNIDAATPRVEIGSTWNAASAHGTGTNPDSKLLLLRHAFETLGCPAVEFRTHWLNHQSREAIARLGAKQDGVLRNHSRTKDGVLRDTVVFSILEHEWPAVRNGLEYRLAKYGAEG; from the coding sequence GTGACTTTCATTGAACCCATTACCCTGACCGGCAAGTTCGTGACACTTGAGCCGTTGAGCCAGGAACACCACGATGGCCTGGTGGATGCGGCCCGCGACGGAGATCTGTGGAAGCTTTGGTACACCTCCGTTCCGACGCCGGAGGGCATGGCTGCGGACATCGAGCGTCGCCTTTCCTTGCAGGAGGCCGGCTCCATGCTGCCGTTCGCCACGCGCTCCAAAGCCACGGGCAAACTGATCGGCATGACCACTTACATGAACATCGACGCCGCGACCCCTCGCGTGGAGATCGGTTCCACCTGGAACGCGGCGTCGGCGCACGGTACAGGAACCAACCCGGATTCCAAGCTGCTGCTGCTGCGGCACGCCTTTGAGACCCTGGGCTGCCCGGCCGTGGAATTCCGCACGCACTGGCTGAACCACCAGTCCCGTGAAGCCATTGCCCGGCTCGGCGCCAAGCAGGACGGGGTTCTCCGGAACCACTCCCGCACCAAGGACGGCGTGCTTCGCGACACAGTGGTGTTCTCCATCCTTGAGCACGAGTGGCCGGCTGTGCGTAACGGTCTCGAGTACCGGCTGGCCAAGTACGGCGCCGAGGGGTGA
- the paaZ gene encoding phenylacetic acid degradation bifunctional protein PaaZ gives MTTTAVAPETTAVATVPSYVQDAWWTPAPDAKKVPVRDASTGEILANVSTDGLDLAAVVHFARTTGQAELGKLTFHQRALKLKELAMYLNGRREELYASSSQSGATKIDNMIDIDGGIGVLFTFGSKGRRELPNSQVIVDGPMEVLSKDGSFAGEHIYTRIPGVAVQINAFNFPVWGMLEKFAPAFLAGVPTIVKPATPTGYVAADAVKAIVESGILPAGSLQLISGSARTILDELDYRDLVSFTGSASTANSLKSHRNVVQGGVRFTSETDSLNAAILGPDAVPGTPEFDAFVKAVVTEMTVKAGQKCTAIRRIIVPQELTADVAAAVGARINERVVLGDPRAEGVTMGALASLEQLADVRAAVQSMLDAGGELAYGSLDSPSVTSVGGTVGVVEDGAFMSPVLLSWADAEAEEVHSLEAFGPVSSVLGYSDLADAIRLAARGSGSLVASVCTNDPAVARELVTGIAAHHGRVHMLNREDARSSTGHGSPVPHLVHGGPGRAGGGEELGGIRSVLHHMQRTAIQGSPNMLTAVTGQWHTGADRSFTVETEGEHPFRKHLSTLRIGDAVRSELREVRLEDITAFANSTGDTFYAHTNQEAAEANPFFPGIVAHGYLLLSWAAGLFVEPAPGPVLANYGLENLRFITPVAAGDSIRVTLTAKKITPRETDEYGEVAWDAVLTNQNDEIVATYDVLTLVEK, from the coding sequence ATGACCACTACCGCAGTCGCCCCGGAAACCACAGCCGTTGCCACCGTCCCCAGCTACGTCCAGGATGCCTGGTGGACCCCGGCCCCCGATGCCAAGAAGGTTCCTGTTCGCGACGCCAGCACCGGAGAAATCCTGGCGAACGTGAGCACCGACGGCCTGGACCTGGCCGCCGTCGTGCATTTCGCGCGGACCACCGGCCAGGCCGAACTCGGGAAGCTGACGTTCCACCAGCGCGCCCTCAAGCTCAAAGAGCTTGCCATGTACCTCAACGGGCGCCGTGAAGAGCTGTACGCGTCGTCCTCGCAGAGCGGCGCCACCAAGATCGACAACATGATCGACATCGACGGCGGCATCGGCGTCCTCTTCACCTTCGGTTCCAAGGGCCGCCGCGAACTCCCGAACTCGCAGGTCATTGTCGACGGCCCCATGGAGGTGCTCTCCAAGGACGGCTCGTTTGCCGGTGAGCACATCTACACCCGCATTCCGGGCGTCGCAGTTCAGATCAACGCCTTCAACTTCCCCGTCTGGGGCATGCTGGAAAAGTTCGCCCCGGCGTTCCTGGCCGGCGTTCCCACCATCGTGAAGCCCGCCACGCCCACCGGCTATGTGGCCGCTGACGCCGTCAAGGCAATCGTCGAGTCCGGCATCCTCCCGGCCGGTTCCCTGCAGCTGATCTCCGGGTCTGCCCGGACCATCCTGGACGAACTCGACTACCGCGACCTCGTTTCCTTCACGGGCTCGGCATCCACCGCCAACTCCCTCAAATCCCATCGGAACGTGGTGCAGGGCGGGGTCCGCTTCACCTCCGAGACCGACTCGCTCAACGCAGCAATCCTTGGCCCCGACGCCGTTCCCGGGACCCCTGAATTCGATGCCTTCGTCAAAGCCGTCGTCACCGAGATGACCGTCAAGGCCGGCCAGAAGTGCACTGCCATCCGCCGCATCATCGTTCCCCAGGAGTTGACCGCTGACGTCGCGGCCGCCGTCGGAGCCCGCATCAACGAACGAGTCGTACTCGGCGACCCGCGCGCCGAGGGCGTCACCATGGGCGCCCTGGCTTCCCTCGAACAGCTCGCCGACGTCCGCGCGGCCGTGCAGTCAATGCTCGACGCCGGAGGTGAACTTGCGTACGGATCCCTCGATTCGCCGTCGGTCACCTCCGTTGGAGGCACCGTAGGAGTTGTGGAGGACGGCGCGTTCATGTCGCCCGTGCTCCTCAGCTGGGCAGACGCCGAAGCCGAAGAAGTCCACTCCCTGGAAGCCTTCGGGCCGGTTTCTTCCGTGCTCGGGTACTCCGACCTTGCCGATGCCATCCGCCTGGCAGCCCGCGGCTCAGGCTCGCTGGTGGCTTCCGTGTGCACCAACGATCCCGCTGTCGCCCGCGAACTGGTGACAGGAATCGCAGCCCACCACGGCCGCGTGCACATGCTCAACCGCGAAGACGCACGATCCTCCACCGGACACGGCTCGCCGGTGCCCCATTTGGTCCACGGCGGTCCGGGCCGCGCCGGCGGTGGCGAGGAACTGGGTGGCATCCGTTCCGTCCTGCACCACATGCAGCGCACGGCCATCCAAGGTTCGCCGAACATGCTCACCGCGGTCACTGGCCAGTGGCACACCGGCGCCGACCGCAGCTTCACTGTGGAAACAGAAGGCGAGCACCCGTTCCGGAAGCACCTTTCGACCCTCCGCATTGGTGACGCCGTCCGTTCGGAACTGCGCGAGGTCAGGCTTGAAGACATCACCGCCTTCGCGAACTCCACGGGCGACACCTTCTACGCGCACACCAACCAGGAAGCCGCCGAAGCCAACCCCTTCTTCCCGGGCATCGTGGCCCACGGCTACTTGCTGCTGAGCTGGGCCGCGGGGCTGTTCGTGGAGCCCGCGCCGGGGCCCGTGCTGGCCAACTACGGCCTGGAGAACCTGCGCTTCATCACCCCGGTCGCAGCCGGCGACTCCATCCGCGTCACACTGACGGCCAAGAAGATCACCCCGCGTGAAACGGACGAATACGGCGAGGTGGCGTGGGACGCCGTCCTGACCAACCAGAACGACGAGATCGTGGCCACCTACGACGTCCTGACCCTCGTGGAGAAGTAA